In Desulfovibrio litoralis DSM 11393, a genomic segment contains:
- a CDS encoding histidine kinase N-terminal 7TM domain-containing diguanylate cyclase, giving the protein MEKMLLFASGLSVAISFFVCVVSIYKKDTQKSAYFNLLAVATTFYLLGNFLEIASHSVEAAIVGVKVAYIGRPFIPALWFLCVREYCGKAINDIFSIAVIMFVPIVITILAYTWESNQLLFESFQYQSDKTISQLSYVQGPVYLLKQLYLYTFNALGFLTIFFSYLNGTKRFRQQAIFFFISMLIPVFTTASYVITIGTYYLDITAYGLSFTMVLFFWAMRHYGIENFSSIIKDSVIDSMHEGVIVFDKDGIYMESNKTIKEIFPEVKDVRIGTSISEMEYLPFDATILDSKDGHLKEFSRKSNDCIRTYSLSVAHVKQGSYLIGHSVIIYNITAFKSMLTELEVKAHTDNLTNIYNRGFFFEKSRYEIQQAKRANNPLSLIMFDLDHFKKINDNYGHPYGDYVLRTIALIGGQNLRKTDVFGRYGGEEFAVVLPNTNIEGAVLKAETVRKKIETYIFEFEGVHTKVTASFGVSELNKFMGEEALELMIKQADENLYKAKEQGRNRVVS; this is encoded by the coding sequence ATGGAAAAAATGTTACTTTTTGCCTCGGGCTTATCAGTTGCGATAAGCTTTTTTGTTTGTGTGGTTTCAATTTATAAAAAAGATACGCAAAAATCCGCTTATTTTAACCTTCTTGCTGTAGCCACTACTTTTTATTTACTGGGTAACTTTTTAGAAATAGCTAGCCACTCAGTAGAAGCCGCAATAGTCGGCGTTAAAGTCGCTTATATTGGGCGTCCCTTTATTCCCGCATTATGGTTTTTGTGTGTTAGAGAATATTGCGGAAAGGCAATTAATGATATATTTTCCATTGCTGTTATTATGTTTGTTCCTATTGTTATTACGATCCTTGCTTATACTTGGGAAAGTAACCAACTTTTATTTGAAAGCTTTCAATATCAATCAGATAAAACAATTAGCCAACTGAGTTATGTTCAGGGGCCTGTATATTTATTAAAACAACTTTATTTGTATACGTTTAATGCCCTTGGGTTTCTTACTATTTTTTTTAGTTATCTAAATGGAACAAAACGCTTTAGGCAACAGGCGATCTTTTTCTTTATTTCTATGTTGATTCCTGTTTTTACGACTGCAAGCTATGTTATAACGATAGGAACTTATTATCTTGATATTACTGCTTATGGTTTATCTTTTACAATGGTTTTATTTTTTTGGGCAATGAGACATTATGGTATAGAAAATTTTTCTTCTATAATTAAAGACAGCGTAATAGACTCTATGCACGAAGGGGTTATTGTTTTTGACAAAGATGGCATCTATATGGAGTCAAACAAAACTATTAAAGAGATTTTTCCTGAAGTTAAAGATGTGCGTATAGGTACAAGTATTTCTGAAATGGAGTATCTCCCTTTTGATGCAACCATTTTAGACTCGAAAGACGGTCATTTAAAAGAGTTTTCCAGAAAATCTAATGATTGCATCAGAACATATAGTCTTTCTGTCGCACACGTTAAACAAGGCTCTTATTTAATTGGACATAGTGTTATTATTTACAATATTACAGCGTTTAAATCAATGCTGACAGAACTTGAAGTAAAAGCTCATACTGATAACTTAACCAATATATATAACAGAGGCTTTTTCTTTGAAAAAAGTCGTTATGAAATACAACAAGCGAAACGTGCGAATAACCCGTTAAGCTTGATTATGTTTGATTTAGACCATTTTAAAAAAATAAACGACAATTACGGACACCCTTATGGGGATTATGTTTTGAGAACCATAGCATTAATTGGTGGTCAAAACTTAAGAAAAACAGATGTTTTCGGACGTTACGGTGGAGAAGAATTTGCGGTTGTCTTGCCTAACACCAACATCGAAGGTGCTGTTTTAAAAGCAGAAACAGTCAGAAAAAAAATAGAAACCTACATTTTTGAGTTTGAAGGTGTTCACACGAAGGTAACAGCCAGCTTTGGAGTTTCCGAACTGAATAAATTTATGGGTGAAGAAGCCTTGGAATTAATGATTAAACAGGCAGACGAAAACTTATATAAAGCAAAAGAACAAGGCAGAAACAGGGTCGTTTCTTAG
- a CDS encoding L,D-transpeptidase family protein, with protein sequence MGLQHYPKKKRSFPSLFIFCILASIIFGIYYFYTLIAFVPPAVSMDNNQKEYPSGALTAKTIFDRLVVEKKKRLLTAYSKGKVVRIYSIALGANPVGHKQFQGDMKTPEGIYTIDGKNPNSAFYKNLGVSYPNDKDRKFARNKGKSPGGDIKIHGLAPEFAYLGSLHREYDWTYGCIAVTNDEIDELYARTPIGIPIEILP encoded by the coding sequence ATGGGCTTACAACACTATCCCAAAAAGAAACGTTCATTTCCTTCGCTATTTATATTCTGTATATTAGCGAGTATAATCTTTGGTATATACTATTTTTATACTCTTATTGCCTTTGTTCCGCCTGCCGTTTCTATGGATAATAATCAAAAAGAATATCCAAGCGGAGCGTTAACTGCAAAAACGATCTTTGACCGTTTAGTGGTTGAAAAGAAAAAACGCCTTTTAACTGCTTACAGTAAGGGAAAAGTCGTGCGTATTTACTCTATTGCCTTGGGTGCAAATCCTGTTGGACATAAACAATTTCAAGGAGATATGAAAACACCGGAAGGAATTTACACTATTGACGGGAAAAACCCAAACAGTGCTTTTTATAAAAACCTCGGAGTTTCTTATCCCAACGACAAAGATCGTAAATTTGCCCGAAACAAAGGGAAAAGCCCCGGTGGTGATATTAAAATACACGGTTTAGCTCCGGAATTTGCTTATCTTGGTTCTCTCCATCGGGAATATGATTGGACTTACGGTTGTATTGCCGTTACCAACGATGAGATTGATGAACTTTATGCACGCACGCCAATTGGTATTCCCATAGAAATTTTACCTTAA
- a CDS encoding DUF3829 domain-containing protein: MLFKNVFPCIVIGVLLLSGCDSSKDNTTSNSNSVPQAPKQQNSDQKYSLFVKAFNLSNGNFPLFDSFNKFMANDFEKKDLYNIDYLNNQYIIDDSLKKLKEAIAIKDSSPELTELTEVAQKYIVALEAFKPIDNTMKQYVETKAYLNDSVADRKAKANPYIAGYKEVLQANHDFYNAINKVDFEKSKVAYESAPDKSIEKAITGLVWHGKQSNIAFEKIISLPKVDQNDYTELTSIITNLEGDIATLNAIPHTGCESIPSAANHYIGNLRSFMKNASDNPNKAPAESGWVNAVGDGYNAMIDFINNQQCQAK; this comes from the coding sequence ATGTTATTTAAAAATGTTTTTCCTTGTATAGTTATAGGCGTTTTACTGCTTTCTGGTTGTGATAGTTCTAAAGATAACACAACCAGTAACAGTAATAGTGTGCCCCAAGCACCAAAACAACAAAACTCAGACCAAAAATATAGTTTGTTTGTTAAAGCATTTAATTTGTCAAATGGTAATTTTCCTCTGTTTGACAGCTTTAATAAATTTATGGCAAATGATTTTGAGAAGAAAGATCTCTACAATATTGATTATTTAAACAATCAATATATTATTGACGATTCTCTTAAGAAATTAAAAGAGGCAATAGCGATTAAAGACTCTTCGCCTGAATTAACAGAGTTAACAGAGGTGGCACAAAAATATATTGTTGCCTTAGAAGCTTTTAAACCTATTGATAACACAATGAAACAATATGTGGAAACAAAAGCTTATTTAAATGACTCTGTTGCGGATAGAAAAGCAAAAGCTAATCCGTATATTGCTGGATATAAAGAGGTCTTACAAGCGAATCATGATTTTTATAATGCAATTAATAAGGTAGACTTCGAGAAGAGCAAAGTTGCATATGAGTCAGCTCCAGATAAATCTATTGAAAAAGCTATCACTGGTCTGGTTTGGCATGGTAAACAATCGAATATTGCTTTTGAAAAGATTATCTCTTTGCCAAAAGTGGATCAAAATGATTATACAGAATTAACTTCAATTATCACTAATCTTGAGGGTGATATTGCTACCTTGAATGCGATTCCACATACTGGTTGTGAGAGCATACCGAGTGCCGCGAATCACTACATTGGTAATTTGAGAAGCTTTATGAAAAATGCTTCTGATAATCCAAATAAAGCACCAGCTGAATCTGGCTGGGTGAATGCTGTTGGAGATGGATATAATGCGATGATTGATTTTATTAATAACCAGCAATGCCAAGCTAAATAA
- the asnA gene encoding aspartate--ammonia ligase codes for MSKCFIPQKGYVEILTPYETQVAIGRVKRLFEDSLASRLNLKRVSAPLFLKANTGLNDDLNGVERPVSFDILETKSYAEVVHSLAKWKRIALHQYGFSVGEGLYTDMNAIRRDEEMDNIHSIYVDQWDWERIIDVNNRNIDFLKGIVTQIVDAICDTHDIIQSFFPKLKGSLTRKVSFITTQELEDLYPNLSSQEREHAYLKTHKTAFIMQIGDVLKSGVKHDGRAPDYDDWALNGDLLFWDELLECALEISSMGLRVDAKSLDEQLSKAGCDDRRTLNFHKALLEGSLPLTIGGGIGQSRLCMLLLEKIHIGEVQVSVWDQETEASCKQAGIRLL; via the coding sequence ATGAGTAAGTGTTTTATACCTCAAAAAGGATATGTTGAAATATTAACGCCTTATGAAACCCAAGTGGCTATTGGGCGTGTTAAAAGATTATTTGAAGATAGTTTAGCTTCTCGTCTAAACCTAAAAAGAGTTTCAGCACCGCTTTTTTTAAAGGCTAATACCGGTTTAAACGATGACTTAAATGGTGTTGAGCGTCCCGTTTCTTTTGATATTCTTGAAACAAAAAGTTATGCAGAAGTTGTGCATTCTCTTGCAAAATGGAAAAGAATTGCATTGCATCAATATGGTTTTTCTGTTGGCGAAGGGCTTTATACCGATATGAATGCGATTCGCCGAGACGAAGAAATGGACAATATTCACTCTATTTATGTTGATCAATGGGACTGGGAACGTATCATCGACGTGAATAATCGCAATATAGATTTTTTGAAAGGAATAGTTACTCAGATTGTTGATGCTATTTGTGATACCCATGATATAATTCAAAGTTTTTTTCCAAAACTTAAGGGAAGTCTGACGAGAAAAGTTAGCTTTATTACGACGCAAGAGCTTGAAGACCTGTACCCAAATCTTTCCTCTCAAGAGCGTGAACATGCTTATCTTAAAACTCATAAAACCGCTTTTATTATGCAAATCGGCGATGTGTTAAAATCGGGCGTAAAACATGATGGAAGAGCACCTGATTATGATGATTGGGCGTTAAACGGCGACCTTTTGTTTTGGGACGAACTCTTGGAGTGTGCACTTGAAATTTCTTCTATGGGACTTAGAGTTGATGCGAAATCTCTTGATGAACAGTTAAGCAAAGCCGGTTGTGATGATCGTAGAACACTTAATTTTCACAAAGCTTTACTTGAAGGAAGCTTGCCTCTTACAATAGGTGGAGGAATTGGGCAATCAAGGCTTTGTATGTTGTTATTGGAAAAAATTCATATTGGTGAAGTGCAAGTTTCAGTTTGGGATCAAGAAACTGAAGCAAGCTGTAAACAAGCAGGCATCAGGCTTTTATAG